One Denticeps clupeoides chromosome 3, fDenClu1.1, whole genome shotgun sequence DNA window includes the following coding sequences:
- the LOC114785604 gene encoding mucin-5AC-like isoform X7: protein MPVAILLLLLGLLAGGVAAESGPQRSVSGPGSVPGINFISPDVQETRLYKYLHALQEENPSLPQENTHNGAETSGDELTHSLTHTEQTLSHAHTATHTNTGPALIHQSQTSGPWTTPTPAVTKLHSNSNTHVPLSTTHTHAENYVPTHTARHHHRPEVTMATAQQNSKVTTSLFMTRTHTHNNSSRTDTTKPTPAADYSSTDTVTRINQDLTEVTGSDWTQKSDSTSQSIRKDTHNQTIPPDSTNQTIKPDPTHQTITPDTTNQVLQSDSTKRTVRRDTTNQLIQSDLTDQTTRPDTTNKTIIPDTTHQIIQSDLTNQTTRPDTTNKTIIPDTTHQIIQSDLTNQTIKPDSTNQLIQSDLTNQTTRPDTTNQIIQSELTDQTMRPDTTNQTIQPDRTNRTVRSGMTNQTTRPDTTNKTIIPDTIYQIIQSDLTNQTIKPDSTKQLIQSDLTNQTTRPDTTNKTIIPDTTHQIIQSDFTNQTVRSGMTNQTTRPDTTNQTIQPDRTNRTVRSGMNNQTIRPDRKNQIIQSDLTNQTSLFATPSTNHSLTHITQPPHSIDMNIPSTHLQSTIKTHLNTPTTHNFSTSQTHKTPTHSRSTINTTGQPTGCTHNTHTTRLHSPQNKHAVNTHTESRTRNTKLRTHTHTLETQDTVSLTEPLPRSTVNSAPPTATPSIWGSVTSPSPGLSHSDPTHEGVTVDTTHYDHLHPNICTLCAGSPQTQTVRSPHCTDSTHTSVDQSEHSSMKSVPIHPVTHTAAVPSHPVTHTAAVPSHPVTHTAAVPSHPVTHTPAVPSHPVTHTAAVPSHPVTHTHAVPSHPVTHTATVPSHPIIHTAAVPSHPVTHTHAVPSHPVTHTAAVPSHPITHTAAVPSDPVTHTAAVPSHPVTHTAAVPSHPHTNTNTPTAQLIDTTQINTAPDWAQRGRVFVVEDQPVVVKDQTFENFFCPAAGAVPPQGSRI from the exons ATGCCCGTCGCCATCCTGCTTCTCCTGCTCGGGCTGCTGGCAG GCGGCGTAGCGGCCGAGTCCGGTCCCCAGAGGAGCGTCTCCGGCCCAGGTAGCGTACCTGGGATTAACTTCATTTCTCCAGACGTCCAGGAAACGCGGCTTTACAAATATCTTCATGCTCTTCAGGAAG aGAACCCATCCCTTCctcaggaaaacacacacaatggagCGGAAACGTCTGGCGACGAGTTAAcacactcactgacacacacagaacaaacactGTCTCACGCTCACACtgccacacacaccaacaccggCCCTGCTCTGATCCACCAATCACAAACATCAGGTCCCTGGACCACACCCACTCCAGCCGTCACTAAACTTCACTCGAACTCCAACACTCACGTCCCActttccaccacacacacacacgcagagaactatgtaccaacacacacagcccgGCACCATCACAGGCCAGAGGTTACCATGGCGACAGCTCAACAGAATTCCAAGGTCACAACCTCACTTTTCATGACCAGGACCCACACGCACAACAACAGTTCAAGAACAGACACAACCAAACCCACACCAGCTGCAGATTACAGCAGCACTGACACAGTGACCAGGATCAACCAGGACCTCACTGAGGTCACCGGGTCAGACTGGACCCAGAAATCTGACTCGACTAGTCAAAGCATCAGAAAAGACACACATAATCAAACAATTCCTCCAGACTCGACTAACCAAACCATCAAACCAGACCCGACTCATCAAACCATCACACCAGACACAACGAATCAGGTGCTACAATCTGACTCGACTAAACGAACTGTCAGAAGAGATACAACTAATCAATTAATCCAATCAGATTTGACTGACCAAACCACCAGACCAGACACGACTAACAAGACCATCATACCAGACACGACTCATCAAATAATCCAATCAGACTTGACTAATCAAACCACCAGACCAGACACGACTAACAAGACCATCATACCAGACACGACTCATCAAATAATCCAATCAGATTTGACTAATCAAACTATCAAACCAGACTCAACTAATCAATTAATCCAGTCAGACTTGACTAATCAAACCACCAGACCAGACACAACAAATCAAATAATCCAATCAGAGTTGACTGACCAAACCATGAGACCAGACACAACAAATCAAACGATCCAACCTGACAGAACTAATCGAACTgtcagatcaggcatgactaaTCAAACCACCAGACCAGACACGACTAACAAGACCATCATACCAGACACGATTTATCAAATAATCCAATCAGACTTGACTAATCAAACTATAAAACCAGACTCAACTAAGCAATTAATCCAATCAGACTTGACTAATCAAACCACCAGACCAGACACGACTAACAAGACCATCATACCAGACACGACTCATCAAATAATCCAATCAGATTTTACTAACCAAACTGTCAGATCAGGCATGACCAATCAAACCACCAGACCAGACACAACAAATCAAACGATCCAACCTGACAGAACTAATCGAACTGTCAGATCAGGCATGAATAATCAAACCATCAGACCAGACAGAAAGAACCAAATAATCCAATCAGATTTGACTAATCAAACTTCTCTATTCGCTACTCCCTCCACcaaccactcactcacacacatcaccCAACCTCCACACAGCATAGACATGAATATTCCCAGCACACACCTACAGAGCACAATAAAGACACACCTGAACACGCCCACAACACACAACTTTTCCACCAGTCAAACTCATAAAACTCCCACACACTCAAGGAGCACAATAAACACAACTGGACAACCAACAGGCTGcacacataatacacacacaacgaGACTACACTCACCACAGAACAAACatgctgtaaacacacacactgaaagtaGAACCCGAAATACAAaactcagaacacacacacacacactggaaaccCAAGACACAGTCAGCCTGACAGAGCCTCTACCCAGAAGCACAGTGAACTCAGCTCCTCCCACTGCCACGCCTTCAATTTGGGGTTCTGTCACTTCACCGTCCCCGGGACTCTCTCACTCTGACCCCACGCATGAGGGCGTTACCGTAGATACCACACATTATGACCACCTTCATCCTAACATCTGCACACTATGTGCCGGAtcaccacaaacacaaacagtcaGAAGCCCTCACTGCACTGACTCCACCCACACATCTGTTGACCAATCAGAGCACAGCAGCATGAAAAGTGTTCCAATCCACCCCgtaacacacacagccgctGTCCCGTCCCACCCCGTAACACACACAGCCGCAGTCCCGTCCcaccctgtaacacacacagccGCCGTCCCGTCCCACcccgtaacacacacacccgcagtCCCGTCCcaccctgtaacacacacagccGCCGTCCCGTCCCAccccgtaacacacacacacgcagtcccGTCCcaccctgtaacacacacagccacagtcCCGTCCCACCCCATAATACACACAGCCGCAGTCCCGTCCCAccccgtaacacacacacacgcagtcccGTCCCACCCCGTAACACACACAGCCGCAGTCCCGTcccaccccataacacacacgGCCGCAGTCCCGTCCGACCCCgtaacacacacagctgcagtcCCGTCCcaccctgtaacacacacagccGCCGTCCCgtcccacccacacacaaacacaaacactcctACTGCACAACTCATAGACACAACGCAGATCAACACTGCACCTGACTGGGCACAGAGGGGGCGGGTCTTCGTAGTGGAGGACCAACCAGTTGTGGTAAAAG ATCAGACCTTTGAGAACTTCTTCTGTCCTGCAGCTGGAGCCGTTCCTCCACAAGGTAGCAGGATATGA
- the LOC114785604 gene encoding mucin-5AC-like isoform X2 has product MPVAILLLLLGLLAGGVAAESGPQRSVSGPGSVPGINFISPDVQETRLYKYLHALQEENPSLPQENTHNGAETSGDELTHSLTHTEQTLSHAHTATHTNTGPALIHQSQTSGPWTTPTPAVTKLHSNSNTHVPLSTTHTHAENYVPTHTARHHHRPEVTMATAQQNSKVTTSLFMTRTHTHNNSSRTDTTKPTPAADYSSTDTVTRINQDLTEVTGSDWTQKSDSTSQSIRKDTHNQTIPPDSTNQTIKPDPTHQTITPDTTNQVLQSDSTKRTVRRDTTNQLIQSDLTDQTTRPDTTNKTIIPDTTHQIIQSDLTNQTTRPDTTNKTIIPDTTHQIIQSDLTNQTIKPDSTNQLIQSDLTNQTTRPDTTNQIIQSELTDQTMRPDTTNQTIQPDRTNRTVRSGMTNQTTRPDTTNKTIIPDTIYQIIQSDLTNQTIKPDSTKQLIQSDLTNQTTRPDTTNKTIIPDTTHQIIQSDFTNQTVRSGMTNQTTRPDTTNQTIQPDRTNRTVRSGMNNQTIRPDRKNQIIQSDLTNQTSLFATPSTNHSLTHITQPPHSIDMNIPSTHLQSTIKTHLNTPTTHNFSTSQTHKTPTHSRSTINTTGQPTGCTHNTHTTRLHSPQNKHAVNTHTESRTRNTKLRTHTHTLETQDTVSLTEPLPRSTVNSAPPTATPSIWGSVTSPSPGLSHSDPTHEGVTVDTTHYDHLHPNICTLCAGSPQTQTVRSPHCTDSTHTSVDQSEHSSMKSVPIHPVTHTAAVPSHPVTHTAAVPSHPVTHTAAVPSHPVTHTPAVPSHPVTHTAAVPSHPVTHTHAVPSHPVTHTATVPSHPIIHTAAVPSHPVTHTHAVPSHPVTHTAAVPSHPITHTAAVPSDPVTHTAAVPSHPVTHTAAVPSHPHTNTNTPTAQLIDTTQINTAPDWAQRGRVFVVEDQPVVVKEPTFQLLLQILMEPNCKVAEESTAWLEPFLHKVAGYESHHVTWSRTSGCALQVVAQFQTHAALSWLRGAESLLKEAGLSHKSLYVNGRRVQNITVGGPQVGVCGWLVGCEDGFDCLSAGTNATCRSRCHSGFCHNLGICVHRRGVQPACRCPVGDDFWYMGRRCDIRMTHHRLVAVCFGVVVTMATAMALLSYVVIRRFKTMLIQAKVDQTRSSYRRFNHFDELSARYWPRSWPGSADSLENPGFSRSDELLHLRALDRTCCYHDDTLSISSTWRGSAVQLNTIYPHSSQYRWDLSTCSLADVVGDSGKASDLSVCSWPIEPIQWTPFPLLQQLHTHRHTPVRPSRTRSYCEGMELVDLEKSWTA; this is encoded by the exons ATGCCCGTCGCCATCCTGCTTCTCCTGCTCGGGCTGCTGGCAG GCGGCGTAGCGGCCGAGTCCGGTCCCCAGAGGAGCGTCTCCGGCCCAGGTAGCGTACCTGGGATTAACTTCATTTCTCCAGACGTCCAGGAAACGCGGCTTTACAAATATCTTCATGCTCTTCAGGAAG aGAACCCATCCCTTCctcaggaaaacacacacaatggagCGGAAACGTCTGGCGACGAGTTAAcacactcactgacacacacagaacaaacactGTCTCACGCTCACACtgccacacacaccaacaccggCCCTGCTCTGATCCACCAATCACAAACATCAGGTCCCTGGACCACACCCACTCCAGCCGTCACTAAACTTCACTCGAACTCCAACACTCACGTCCCActttccaccacacacacacacgcagagaactatgtaccaacacacacagcccgGCACCATCACAGGCCAGAGGTTACCATGGCGACAGCTCAACAGAATTCCAAGGTCACAACCTCACTTTTCATGACCAGGACCCACACGCACAACAACAGTTCAAGAACAGACACAACCAAACCCACACCAGCTGCAGATTACAGCAGCACTGACACAGTGACCAGGATCAACCAGGACCTCACTGAGGTCACCGGGTCAGACTGGACCCAGAAATCTGACTCGACTAGTCAAAGCATCAGAAAAGACACACATAATCAAACAATTCCTCCAGACTCGACTAACCAAACCATCAAACCAGACCCGACTCATCAAACCATCACACCAGACACAACGAATCAGGTGCTACAATCTGACTCGACTAAACGAACTGTCAGAAGAGATACAACTAATCAATTAATCCAATCAGATTTGACTGACCAAACCACCAGACCAGACACGACTAACAAGACCATCATACCAGACACGACTCATCAAATAATCCAATCAGACTTGACTAATCAAACCACCAGACCAGACACGACTAACAAGACCATCATACCAGACACGACTCATCAAATAATCCAATCAGATTTGACTAATCAAACTATCAAACCAGACTCAACTAATCAATTAATCCAGTCAGACTTGACTAATCAAACCACCAGACCAGACACAACAAATCAAATAATCCAATCAGAGTTGACTGACCAAACCATGAGACCAGACACAACAAATCAAACGATCCAACCTGACAGAACTAATCGAACTgtcagatcaggcatgactaaTCAAACCACCAGACCAGACACGACTAACAAGACCATCATACCAGACACGATTTATCAAATAATCCAATCAGACTTGACTAATCAAACTATAAAACCAGACTCAACTAAGCAATTAATCCAATCAGACTTGACTAATCAAACCACCAGACCAGACACGACTAACAAGACCATCATACCAGACACGACTCATCAAATAATCCAATCAGATTTTACTAACCAAACTGTCAGATCAGGCATGACCAATCAAACCACCAGACCAGACACAACAAATCAAACGATCCAACCTGACAGAACTAATCGAACTGTCAGATCAGGCATGAATAATCAAACCATCAGACCAGACAGAAAGAACCAAATAATCCAATCAGATTTGACTAATCAAACTTCTCTATTCGCTACTCCCTCCACcaaccactcactcacacacatcaccCAACCTCCACACAGCATAGACATGAATATTCCCAGCACACACCTACAGAGCACAATAAAGACACACCTGAACACGCCCACAACACACAACTTTTCCACCAGTCAAACTCATAAAACTCCCACACACTCAAGGAGCACAATAAACACAACTGGACAACCAACAGGCTGcacacataatacacacacaacgaGACTACACTCACCACAGAACAAACatgctgtaaacacacacactgaaagtaGAACCCGAAATACAAaactcagaacacacacacacacactggaaaccCAAGACACAGTCAGCCTGACAGAGCCTCTACCCAGAAGCACAGTGAACTCAGCTCCTCCCACTGCCACGCCTTCAATTTGGGGTTCTGTCACTTCACCGTCCCCGGGACTCTCTCACTCTGACCCCACGCATGAGGGCGTTACCGTAGATACCACACATTATGACCACCTTCATCCTAACATCTGCACACTATGTGCCGGAtcaccacaaacacaaacagtcaGAAGCCCTCACTGCACTGACTCCACCCACACATCTGTTGACCAATCAGAGCACAGCAGCATGAAAAGTGTTCCAATCCACCCCgtaacacacacagccgctGTCCCGTCCCACCCCGTAACACACACAGCCGCAGTCCCGTCCcaccctgtaacacacacagccGCCGTCCCGTCCCACcccgtaacacacacacccgcagtCCCGTCCcaccctgtaacacacacagccGCCGTCCCGTCCCAccccgtaacacacacacacgcagtcccGTCCcaccctgtaacacacacagccacagtcCCGTCCCACCCCATAATACACACAGCCGCAGTCCCGTCCCAccccgtaacacacacacacgcagtcccGTCCCACCCCGTAACACACACAGCCGCAGTCCCGTcccaccccataacacacacgGCCGCAGTCCCGTCCGACCCCgtaacacacacagctgcagtcCCGTCCcaccctgtaacacacacagccGCCGTCCCgtcccacccacacacaaacacaaacactcctACTGCACAACTCATAGACACAACGCAGATCAACACTGCACCTGACTGGGCACAGAGGGGGCGGGTCTTCGTAGTGGAGGACCAACCAGTTGTGGTAAAAG AACCGACATTTCAGCTCCTCCTGCAGATACTGATGGAGCCAAACTGTAAAGTGGCAGAGGAGTCAACAGCATGG CTGGAGCCGTTCCTCCACAAGGTAGCAGGATATGAGAGTCACCATGTGACCTGGAGCAG aacTAGTGGTTGTGCTCTGCAGGTGGTCGCTCAGTTTCAGACACATGCAGCTCTGTCCTGGCTGAGGGGGGCGGAGTCTCTTCTAAAAGAGGCGGGGCTAAGCCACAAAAGTCTTTATGTCAATGGAAGGAGAGTACAGAACATCACCGTGGGAG GCCCACAGGTGGGGGTGTGTGGCTGGTTGGTGGGGTGTGAGGACGGGTTTGACTGCCTGAGCGCCGGGACCAACGCCACCTGCCGCTCACGCTGCCACTCGGGGTTCTGCCACAACCTCGGCATCTGTGTGCACCGTCGCGGCGTGCAGCCGGCCTGCCG gtgtcCGGTTGGGGATGATTTCTGGTACATGGGTCGGCGCTGCGATATTCGTATGACCCACCACCGTTTGGTGGCTGTGTGCTTTGGTGTTGTGGTCACTATGGCAACAGCAATGGCCCTGTTGTCCTACGTTGTGATTCGCCGGTTTAAAACCATGCTGATTCAGGCCAAAGTGGACCAGACTCGGAGCAG CTATCGCAGGTTTAACCACTTCGACGAGCTCTCGGCGCGCTACTGGCCACGTTCGTGGCCCGGGTCAGCCGACTCGCTGGAAAACCCCGGCTTCTCTCGCTCTGACGAGCTGCTACACCTCAGGGCCCTGGATCGCACCTGCTGTTACCATGACGACACGCTCTCCATCAGCTCCACCTGGCGGGGCAGCGCGGTCCAGCTGAACACCATTTACCCCCACAG
- the LOC114785604 gene encoding mucin-5AC-like isoform X3: MPVAILLLLLGLLAGGVAAESGPQRSVSGPGSVPGINFISPDVQETRLYKYLHALQEENPSLPQENTHNGAETSGDELTHSLTHTEQTLSHAHTATHTNTGPALIHQSQTSGPWTTPTPAVTKLHSNSNTHVPLSTTHTHAENYVPTHTARHHHRPEVTMATAQQNSKVTTSLFMTRTHTHNNSSRTDTTKPTPAADYSSTDTVTRINQDLTEVTGSDWTQKSDSTSQSIRKDTHNQTIPPDSTNQTIKPDPTHQTITPDTTNQVLQSDSTKRTVRRDTTNQLIQSDLTDQTTRPDTTNKTIIPDTTHQIIQSDLTNQTTRPDTTNKTIIPDTTHQIIQSDLTNQTIKPDSTNQLIQSDLTNQTTRPDTTNQIIQSELTDQTMRPDTTNQTIQPDRTNRTVRSGMTNQTTRPDTTNKTIIPDTIYQIIQSDLTNQTIKPDSTKQLIQSDLTNQTTRPDTTNKTIIPDTTHQIIQSDFTNQTVRSGMTNQTTRPDTTNQTIQPDRTNRTVRSGMNNQTIRPDRKNQIIQSDLTNQTSLFATPSTNHSLTHITQPPHSIDMNIPSTHLQSTIKTHLNTPTTHNFSTSQTHKTPTHSRSTINTTGQPTGCTHNTHTTRLHSPQNKHAVNTHTESRTRNTKLRTHTHTLETQDTVSLTEPLPRSTVNSAPPTATPSIWGSVTSPSPGLSHSDPTHEGVTVDTTHYDHLHPNICTLCAGSPQTQTVRSPHCTDSTHTSVDQSEHSSMKSVPIHPVTHTAAVPSHPVTHTAAVPSHPVTHTAAVPSHPVTHTPAVPSHPVTHTAAVPSHPVTHTHAVPSHPVTHTATVPSHPIIHTAAVPSHPVTHTHAVPSHPVTHTAAVPSHPITHTAAVPSDPVTHTAAVPSHPVTHTAAVPSHPHTNTNTPTAQLIDTTQINTAPDWAQRGRVFVVEDQPVVVKEPTFQLLLQILMEPNCKVAEESTAWLEPFLHKVAGYESHHVTWSSGCALQVVAQFQTHAALSWLRGAESLLKEAGLSHKSLYVNGRRVQNITVGGPQVGVCGWLVGCEDGFDCLSAGTNATCRSRCHSGFCHNLGICVHRRGVQPACRCPVGDDFWYMGRRCDIRMTHHRLVAVCFGVVVTMATAMALLSYVVIRRFKTMLIQAKVDQTRSSYRRFNHFDELSARYWPRSWPGSADSLENPGFSRSDELLHLRALDRTCCYHDDTLSISSTWRGSAVQLNTIYPHSSQYRWDLSTCSLADVVGDSGKASDLSVCSWPIEPIQWTPFPLLQQLHTHRHTPVRPSRTRSYCEGMELVDLEKSWTA; encoded by the exons ATGCCCGTCGCCATCCTGCTTCTCCTGCTCGGGCTGCTGGCAG GCGGCGTAGCGGCCGAGTCCGGTCCCCAGAGGAGCGTCTCCGGCCCAGGTAGCGTACCTGGGATTAACTTCATTTCTCCAGACGTCCAGGAAACGCGGCTTTACAAATATCTTCATGCTCTTCAGGAAG aGAACCCATCCCTTCctcaggaaaacacacacaatggagCGGAAACGTCTGGCGACGAGTTAAcacactcactgacacacacagaacaaacactGTCTCACGCTCACACtgccacacacaccaacaccggCCCTGCTCTGATCCACCAATCACAAACATCAGGTCCCTGGACCACACCCACTCCAGCCGTCACTAAACTTCACTCGAACTCCAACACTCACGTCCCActttccaccacacacacacacgcagagaactatgtaccaacacacacagcccgGCACCATCACAGGCCAGAGGTTACCATGGCGACAGCTCAACAGAATTCCAAGGTCACAACCTCACTTTTCATGACCAGGACCCACACGCACAACAACAGTTCAAGAACAGACACAACCAAACCCACACCAGCTGCAGATTACAGCAGCACTGACACAGTGACCAGGATCAACCAGGACCTCACTGAGGTCACCGGGTCAGACTGGACCCAGAAATCTGACTCGACTAGTCAAAGCATCAGAAAAGACACACATAATCAAACAATTCCTCCAGACTCGACTAACCAAACCATCAAACCAGACCCGACTCATCAAACCATCACACCAGACACAACGAATCAGGTGCTACAATCTGACTCGACTAAACGAACTGTCAGAAGAGATACAACTAATCAATTAATCCAATCAGATTTGACTGACCAAACCACCAGACCAGACACGACTAACAAGACCATCATACCAGACACGACTCATCAAATAATCCAATCAGACTTGACTAATCAAACCACCAGACCAGACACGACTAACAAGACCATCATACCAGACACGACTCATCAAATAATCCAATCAGATTTGACTAATCAAACTATCAAACCAGACTCAACTAATCAATTAATCCAGTCAGACTTGACTAATCAAACCACCAGACCAGACACAACAAATCAAATAATCCAATCAGAGTTGACTGACCAAACCATGAGACCAGACACAACAAATCAAACGATCCAACCTGACAGAACTAATCGAACTgtcagatcaggcatgactaaTCAAACCACCAGACCAGACACGACTAACAAGACCATCATACCAGACACGATTTATCAAATAATCCAATCAGACTTGACTAATCAAACTATAAAACCAGACTCAACTAAGCAATTAATCCAATCAGACTTGACTAATCAAACCACCAGACCAGACACGACTAACAAGACCATCATACCAGACACGACTCATCAAATAATCCAATCAGATTTTACTAACCAAACTGTCAGATCAGGCATGACCAATCAAACCACCAGACCAGACACAACAAATCAAACGATCCAACCTGACAGAACTAATCGAACTGTCAGATCAGGCATGAATAATCAAACCATCAGACCAGACAGAAAGAACCAAATAATCCAATCAGATTTGACTAATCAAACTTCTCTATTCGCTACTCCCTCCACcaaccactcactcacacacatcaccCAACCTCCACACAGCATAGACATGAATATTCCCAGCACACACCTACAGAGCACAATAAAGACACACCTGAACACGCCCACAACACACAACTTTTCCACCAGTCAAACTCATAAAACTCCCACACACTCAAGGAGCACAATAAACACAACTGGACAACCAACAGGCTGcacacataatacacacacaacgaGACTACACTCACCACAGAACAAACatgctgtaaacacacacactgaaagtaGAACCCGAAATACAAaactcagaacacacacacacacactggaaaccCAAGACACAGTCAGCCTGACAGAGCCTCTACCCAGAAGCACAGTGAACTCAGCTCCTCCCACTGCCACGCCTTCAATTTGGGGTTCTGTCACTTCACCGTCCCCGGGACTCTCTCACTCTGACCCCACGCATGAGGGCGTTACCGTAGATACCACACATTATGACCACCTTCATCCTAACATCTGCACACTATGTGCCGGAtcaccacaaacacaaacagtcaGAAGCCCTCACTGCACTGACTCCACCCACACATCTGTTGACCAATCAGAGCACAGCAGCATGAAAAGTGTTCCAATCCACCCCgtaacacacacagccgctGTCCCGTCCCACCCCGTAACACACACAGCCGCAGTCCCGTCCcaccctgtaacacacacagccGCCGTCCCGTCCCACcccgtaacacacacacccgcagtCCCGTCCcaccctgtaacacacacagccGCCGTCCCGTCCCAccccgtaacacacacacacgcagtcccGTCCcaccctgtaacacacacagccacagtcCCGTCCCACCCCATAATACACACAGCCGCAGTCCCGTCCCAccccgtaacacacacacacgcagtcccGTCCCACCCCGTAACACACACAGCCGCAGTCCCGTcccaccccataacacacacgGCCGCAGTCCCGTCCGACCCCgtaacacacacagctgcagtcCCGTCCcaccctgtaacacacacagccGCCGTCCCgtcccacccacacacaaacacaaacactcctACTGCACAACTCATAGACACAACGCAGATCAACACTGCACCTGACTGGGCACAGAGGGGGCGGGTCTTCGTAGTGGAGGACCAACCAGTTGTGGTAAAAG AACCGACATTTCAGCTCCTCCTGCAGATACTGATGGAGCCAAACTGTAAAGTGGCAGAGGAGTCAACAGCATGG CTGGAGCCGTTCCTCCACAAGGTAGCAGGATATGAGAGTCACCATGTGACCTGGAGCAG TGGTTGTGCTCTGCAGGTGGTCGCTCAGTTTCAGACACATGCAGCTCTGTCCTGGCTGAGGGGGGCGGAGTCTCTTCTAAAAGAGGCGGGGCTAAGCCACAAAAGTCTTTATGTCAATGGAAGGAGAGTACAGAACATCACCGTGGGAG GCCCACAGGTGGGGGTGTGTGGCTGGTTGGTGGGGTGTGAGGACGGGTTTGACTGCCTGAGCGCCGGGACCAACGCCACCTGCCGCTCACGCTGCCACTCGGGGTTCTGCCACAACCTCGGCATCTGTGTGCACCGTCGCGGCGTGCAGCCGGCCTGCCG gtgtcCGGTTGGGGATGATTTCTGGTACATGGGTCGGCGCTGCGATATTCGTATGACCCACCACCGTTTGGTGGCTGTGTGCTTTGGTGTTGTGGTCACTATGGCAACAGCAATGGCCCTGTTGTCCTACGTTGTGATTCGCCGGTTTAAAACCATGCTGATTCAGGCCAAAGTGGACCAGACTCGGAGCAG CTATCGCAGGTTTAACCACTTCGACGAGCTCTCGGCGCGCTACTGGCCACGTTCGTGGCCCGGGTCAGCCGACTCGCTGGAAAACCCCGGCTTCTCTCGCTCTGACGAGCTGCTACACCTCAGGGCCCTGGATCGCACCTGCTGTTACCATGACGACACGCTCTCCATCAGCTCCACCTGGCGGGGCAGCGCGGTCCAGCTGAACACCATTTACCCCCACAG